AGATGAACCTGGACTGCGGCGTCCACTACGACCTCTACCACACCAACGCGGCGAGCTCGAACGTGGGCAACGGCCTCGGCGGCCGCACGGCGGGGCCGTCCATCGCGGGCTACGACGTCATCCTCTACACCTGCGGCGACCTCTTCGGCGAGGTCCTCGAGACGGGTGAACGCAACCCGGGCAGCGACATCCAGCTTCTGCGCACCTGGCTCGACGGCTTCACCAAGACGGTGCTGCCGCCGCCGGCCTGGGGCCTCTTCATGGCCGGCGACAACCTGGCCAGTTCGGTCGCCGCCAGCGGTCCGGACGGGGCGGCCTTCGTGTCCGACATCCTCGGCGTGAGCGTCGCGACGTCCGAGGTGCGGCCGTTCATCAACAACCAGGTCGTGCCCGAAGTCGTCCCGACGATCGGCAACCCCGTGATCCAGGGGCTCGACCGGTGGGTGGCCTACGGGGGCTGCCTGAACGTCAACACCTTCGACGCGGTGGTGGCCGACGCCGGCGCCGCGCGGCTGGCCGAGTTCACCGATCCGGCGGGCCAGCCGGGGGCGTACGGCTTCGCGGCGGCGAGCGAGAAGATTCTCGGCTCGCAGGTCTTCGCGATCTCGCTGCCCTACGACCTGTCCTTCGTGTACACGGACCCGAACACCGTGAACCCCAACGGGGCCACCGACCGGCTGATGCTCATGCGGGACATCGGCTGGCGCCTGAACTTCTACTTCGAGCCCGGCGACATCCCTGATGCCGCGGGCCGGGTCTTCGCCGTGGCGCCGTCGCCGAACCCGTTCAATCCGGCGACGAAGCTCAGCTACACGGTGCGCCATCCGGGCCGCCTCGTGATGAAGGTCTACGACATCCGCGGCCGGCTGGTGCGAACGCTCATCGACCGCCAGGTGGCCGAGGACGGCTTCGTCATGTGGGACGGCACCGACGGCGCCGGCGGCCAGGTGGCCTCGGGCGTGTACTTCGTCGAGGCGCGCATGGGGACCGAGGTGAAGATCAACAAGGTGGCGCTGGTGAAGTAGCCGCTTGCCGACGCCGCTCCGAACGAGCCCCCCTGGGTCGCGGCCCAGGGGGGCTCTTCTGCGCACGGGAGGTCGGGGGACGGGTGCGGTCGTCTTCCGGCGGCCTACCCGAAGACTTCGCCGTAGATCTCCTCGTTGAAGCCGACCAGCACCGTCTTGCCGCGCACCACCGTGGGCGCGCGCAGGTTGCCGGTGGTGCCGAGCATGGCGGCGAGCATCTCGGCTTCGTCGGGCCCGTCCTTCATGTCGAAGGTGGTGACCTGGCGGCCCTTCATGACGATCACCCGGCTGGCGCCCCTGATCAGCTCGCGGGCCTTCTCCTCGCCCAGCTTGCGGGCGGCGCTCGTCTCTTCCTTCACGTCGATCTCGGCTTTCGCAAGGAACCCCTGCGATCGGGTGCAGCTCGTTCACCCGTTGCGGTGGTAGTACCAGTCGGCGCGTTTGGCCATGTCGGTCGTCTCCTTGTTGGCGCGGGCGGCCCGCGTGCGGCGAGGTGTTGGAGGGGCCATCATAGCCGATCCCGGTGCCGACGCAACGGCGGGAAGCCGGGACCCGCCGTGGAAACGGGGACGGGGCGGACTCCCGTGGGAGATCCGCCCCGTCACGTGGGCATCCCGCCGGGCGGGAACTACTCGAACAGCGCCTTCACGCCGCCCCAGGTCGTCGCCTCGACGGCCACGGTGCCCTCCTGCCACAGCGCCACGTTGTCCACGCGGAGCTTGCAGTTCGAGCCGGTGGCGGCGCCGGTGGTGGCCGTCACCTGGAAGGTCAGGAAGTCGGTGGTCGGCGGGGCGATGAACGAGCCGGTGTAGGCCACCCAGTCGTTCCACGGCCACAGCGGGCCCATCAGGCCGGAGCCGCCGACGATGCCGACGCCCTCGGCCTCGGCGAAGATCTCCACGAAGACGACGCCGCCGACGTCGGCCTGGTCGAGCTTCAGGTCGAAGCTGTAGAAGACTTCGCCGCCGGTGGCCGAGCCGACCGGCGTGACCTGCTTGAGGCCGAGCCCGAGCGCCGCGGCCTGGTTGTCCAGGTAGGCGTGCTGGGTGCCGGGCTCGGAGGGACCGTTGTCGCCGGCGAGCACGGTGATCGTCGAGCTGGCGCTCAGGCCGAACGTTTCCCAGCCGGCGGTGTCGCCGCCCTCGAAGGTGCCGTTGACGAGAATGTTCTGGGCCGACGCGACGGTAGCAATGCCCGCGACGGCGAGCAGGGCGACGACGACGAGGGCGGGCGAGGTGCGTGCGCGAAGTTTCATGGGCTCATCCCCTCAGAGAAGGTGAGTGGGCCGACCCGGAATCGGGCGGGCTCCAGGCCGAGACCGCCGCAGCGGCGGTCGGGTCGGGGCGAGTTCGGCCTTGTCCCGCTTATCCTACACTATGTACGACCCCCGAACAAAGAAATAATGTATTGTTGCATAAGTGTGCATATGGAACGATTTAGGTTGTCAGGCGAGCGAACAAAGTAGTAGGATCAGCAGGCCTGCAAATGGATGTCCTCCCGTCCGGGGCGGGCATCGCGTCCCGCCGGCCGCGTCCGGCATCGCCTCGGGAGCACCCCCATGCGTTCATCCCTCCGCGCAGTCTTTGCCCTCTTCGCCGTCCTGGTCGTCGCCGGAACGGCCTCCGCCCAGGTCGGTGCCCTGATCTGGGAAGACGACTTCGACGACCTCGCCAACTGGATCGTCATCACCGGCAACGGCAGCTGGGGCTGGGGCAACGGCGAGCTCGAGTACTACCACGAGGACAACGTGGCCATCGCCGACGTCGCGGGCGAGCCGGGAAACACGGCCCTGCGCCTGACCGCCAGACAGCAGAGCGGCGCGGGCATCGTCGACCAGTGGGGCAACCCGCTGCAGTACACGTCGGGCAAGGTCCTGTCGCGCTCGCTGGTGTCGGTCCGCTACGGCATGATCGAGACGCGCCTCAGGGCGCCGGACCTCGACCTGGGCGGCTGGCCCGCCGTGTGGATGCTCGGCACCGCCAACTACGCCTGGCCCCGCAGCGGCGAGATCGACATGATGGAGATGGGCGGCAAGCAGATCTACCGCGACCAGCACGACACCCACAACGGCGGCAACGGCCTGGACAACGCCACGGTGAACCAGTCGGTGCAGGCCAACGCGCTCTTCTACTCGGACGCCGCCGTGAACCCGGGCAACCCCTCCGGCGCGGCCAGCCTCTCGTGGGATCCGGACGACGTCTACGCGCGGCCCTACTTCAGCTACGACCCCGAACTGGCCGGCCGCTGGATCACCTACCGCCTCTATTGGGATGAGACGAGCCTGCGCTTCACCGTCGTCGACGACGGTGTCGAGCACGACCTCTTCGCCGAGCCCTTCACCATCGACGCCGAGTCGGACGAGTTCAACGCGCCGTTCTACTTCGTGGCCAACCTGGCCGTCGGCGGGGCCTTCACCGACGCCTACAACCTGGGCGATCCCGGCAGCGGCGCGCCCGTGAGCATGCCCTTCCCGGCCGAACTGGACATCGACTACATCCGCGTCTACGCCTGGAACGGCCAGGGCGAGGTGCACCTCGGTCCGCCCACCTTCCAGCAGGGCGTCTACGGCATCTTCACCGACGAGACGCCCACCAGCGGCCGGCTCGTGCCCGAGGAGACGGCCGAGATCTACGTGTGGGAGGGCACCCTCGCCGACGGCACCCTGGCGCCGTACGAGGGCGACAACGTGCTGACCTGGCAGACGACGGGCCTGGGCTGGTTCGGCGCGGGCATCATGTCCATCCAGCCGCTCAATCTGTTCGACTTCCCGGACGGCCACCTCAAGTTCCGCATCCGGATCCCGGCCAACGTCACCTTCAAGGTGGGCATCATCGACGCCTGGGGGAACCAGAACTGGATCAGCTTCCCCGCCTTCCAGACGACCTACGGCCTCGTGCGCGACGGCCAGTGGGGCGAGGCGGCCATCCCCGTCCAGGACATCCGCGGCACGGCCATGGACCTGCGCATGCTGAGCTACCCGTTCGCGATCCTCGAGGAGAGCGGCACGGCGTGCGAATTCGCCATCGACGACATCCGCTGGGACGCCGGCGTGATCAGCGCGGTGGACGGCGCGGCGGCACCGGCGTCGCGGGTGCAGCTCCTGGCCAACGCCCCCAACCCGTTCAACGCCCTGACCGAACTGCGCTTCAGCCTGCCCCGGGCGGGGCGGTACGAGATCGCCATCCACGACGTGTCCGGGCGCCGCGTGCGCACCTTCACGGGCGTGGGCGAGGCGGGCCGCAACGCCGTCGCCTGGAACGGCCGCGACGAGGGCGGGGCCGAGGTGGCGTCGGGCGTATACTGGTACCGCGTGACGACCGCCGACGGCGAGGCGAGCGCCTCGATGGTGCTGGTGAAGTAGGGGAGAGACACCGCACCGGAGGCCGGGCGGCCGGGCGTCAGCGACGTCCGGCCGCTTCCCTGTAGAGGGCCTTCACCGCGCCCCAGCTCCGGTGCGTGACCGCGACCCCGTCGGCGACCACCTCGAGGCGACCGGTCATGGTCACGTGGGCGGGCACGTCGCAGGTGTACCAGTACAGGCCCGCGTCGGCCGGCAGCGGGGTCCAGACGATGGCGTCGGTGGTGGGGGCCGGGTCGGCGGTGAAGTCGGCGAGCGGCCGCAGCCGGGCCGCGGCGATCACGGTCGTGTCGGCGGTGGCGCGGGTCCAGACGTCCCCGGCGCCGGCCACCGGCAGGGTGGCGCCGGCCATGATCAGCGGGTGCTTGGCGCTCACGCGGCGGAAGACGTAGGTCCGTCCGGCGTGGAGGATGAGCGTCGGGTTCCGGACGCCGGCGAAGAGGGAGCCGCCGTCGTTCCAGCCGAAGAGGTAGCCGGTGGAGCTGTCATTGTCGACGTTGAAGGTCGTGCCGGTGGTGAGCTCGTAGCGGCCCGGGCCGTGGACGATGGTCTCGGCCCGGGCGGGTGGGGCCAGCGCCGCCGCGAGAGCGAGCAGGGCGCCGAGGGCGACGGGGCGAACCGACACGGGCGAACCTCCGGGAGAAGGCAGCGGGCCGGCGCGGTGCCGGCCCGTCCCCATTCTACGCACGGACGGGAGGTTCGCCACCCGGGCGCGCTACTCCGCCCAGGGCACGCCCAGGTTCAGCCGCGCCAGCTTCCCCTCAAGCTCCTGCCGCTCGCGGTGGCGCAGGACCTGGCCGGACTTCCCGGTCTTCAGCCAGCCCGCCTCGCGCAGCAGCGCCGTGGCCTTCTCGCCGTCGCCGGCGCCGAGGGCCGCGATGACCTCGGTCTCCAGCCGCGAGAAGTGCAGGGCGCCGAGGCGGTAGTCGGTGAAGGCCTCCCACGTCTGCGGCACCCAGCGCGCGACGATCTCCCGGCCGATGACGTCGGCGTAGGAGCGGATCTCGAGCTGGGCGTGGGGGTCCATGCGCAGGGCCAGGAAGTGCAGCAGGTTGTGCAGGTCCATCTTCCAGTAGGCCTCGGTGTAGGTGCACAGGGGCAGGTCCTTGCGGGCCTGCTCGCGGGCGATGCCGAGCTCGAGGCGCTCGTCGTAGACGCGGCGCGCGGTCGCCTGGAAGTCGGCCTCGGCGGCGGTGAGCTCGGCGCCGCGCGCGGAGTCGAGGAAGCCGCTCGAGCCCTGCTTGTTGTCGCTGGACTGCAGGCGCCACTCGTCCGGCGCGGTCTTCTGGGTGCCTTCGATGGCGATCGAATACCGGGTGCTGGTTTCGTTCACCGAGGCCGTCCGGTGCCGGATCCACTGCCGCCACGCGTCCATGGGCACGCGCACGTGCAGCTTCAGCGAGCACATCTCGAAGGGCGTGGTGTGGCGGTGGCGCAGCAGGTAGCGGATCAGGCCGCGGTCGTCGCTGGTGGCCTTCGTGCCCGCGCCGTACGACACGCGCGCCGCCTGCACGATGGCCGCGTCGTCGCCCATGTAGTCGATCACGCGCACGTGACCGTCGTCGAGGACGGGGAAGGGGACGCCCAGGATCTCGTCCAGGTCGGGCACGCCGGGGCGGGCCAGTTTCTCGGCCTGCTGCGGGTTGGTCTGCTCGCTCATCGGTCCTCCGTGCGGGTCGGGAAGGTCGCTCAGTCGTCGAAGTGCGCGGCGATCGCGGCGTCGACGACCCCGTCGTCCGCATGCGCGGGCATGGTCACCGTCAGCCGCGGCTCGCGCCGCATGGCGTCGCGGATGGCGAACTCGGCCCCGGGATTGCGGGCCCAGGCGCGCCGGGCGATGCCGTTGTTCACGTCCCAGTGCAGCATCATGGTCAGGCGGCGGTCGCAGTCCGCGGACCCGTCCAGGACCATGCCGAAGCCGCCGTTGATCACCTCGCCCCAGCCCACGCCGCCGCCGTTGTGCAGCGAGATCCAGGTGGCGCCGCGGAAGCCGTCGCCCACCATGTTCTGCACGGCCATGTCGGCGCAGAACATGGAGCCGTCGCGGATGTTGCTCGTCTCGCGGTAGGGGCTGTCGGTGCCCGAGACGTCGTGGTGGTCGCGGCCCAGGACGATGGGCGCCGTGATCTCGCCGCTGCGGATGGCCGCGTTGAAGGCCGCGGCGATGGCGCGCCGGCCCTCGGCGTCGCTGTACAGGATGCGGGCCTGGCTGCCCACGACCATGCGGTTCGCGCCCGCCTGCCGGATCCAGCGCAGGTTGTCCAGGTACTGCTGCTTCGTCTCTTCGGGCGCCTCGGCCGCGAGTCGCTCGATCACGTCGCCCGCGATGCGGTCGCTCGTCTCGAGATCGGCCGCCCGGCCGCTGGCGCACACCCAGCGGAAGGGCCCGAAGCCGTAGTCGAAGCACAGCGGGCCCATGATGTTCTCGACGTAGCTGGGGTACCTGAACCGCCCGTCGGGCAGGGCGATGTCGGCCCCGGCGCGGCTGCACTCGAGCAGGAACGCGTTGCCGTAGTCCCAGAACCTCGTGCCGCGCGCGACGCAGGTCTCGACCGCGGCGAGGTGGCGCAGCAGCGTGGCCTGGACCCGGGCTTTGAAGGCCGCCGGGTCGTGGGCCATCATGGCGTTGCTCTCGTCGTAGCTCATGCCCACCGGGTAGTAGCCGCCCGTGTAGGGGATGTGCAGGCTCGTCTGGTCGCTGCCCAGTTCGACGGTGATGTCGCTGGCGGCGAGGGCCTCCCACAGGTCGACCACGTTGCCCTGGTAGGCCAGCGCGACCGCTTCCCGGTTCGCCTTGGCCGCGCGGATGCGGTCGAGCAGCCCCGGCAGGTCGGTGTGGATCTCGTCGACCCAGCCCTGGGCGTGGCGTTTGCGCGCCGCGTCGGGATTGATCTCCGCCAGCACGCCCACGCATCCGGCGATGACCGCCGCCTTGCCCTGGGCGCCGCTCATGCCGCCCAGCCCGCTCGACACGTACAGCTTGCCCGCCAGCGGGTTCGCGTCGGCTGCGCCATCGCCCGCCAGGTACAGCCGGCCGGCGCCGAGGATGGTGATCGTCGTGCCGTGCACGATCCCCTGCGGCCCGATGTACATGTAGCTGCCGGCGGTCATCTGGCCGTAGCTCGTGACGCCGAGGGCGGCCAGGCGGGTGTAGTCGTCGCCCGAGGAGTGGTTCGGCACGACCATGCCGTTGGTCACCACCACGCGCGGCGCGTCCGCGTGGCTGGGGAAGAGCCCGTGCGGGTGACCCGAGTAGACGGCCAGGGTCTGCTCGTCCGTCATTTCGCTCAGGTACTTCATGGTCAGCAGGTACTGGGCCCAGTTCTGGAAGACGGTGCCGTTGCCGCCGTAGGTGACCAGCTCGTAGGGGTGCTGGGCCACGGCCGGATCGAGGTTGTTCTGGATCATCAGCATGATCGCGGCGGCCTGCCGGCTGCGGGCGGGGTAGTGGTCCAGGGGCCGGGCGTGCATGGCGTAGGTCGGCCGGTAGCGCAGCATGTAGATGCGCCCGAAGCGCTTCAGTTCGTCGGCGAACTCGGGGGCCAGGGCCGCGTGCTGCGCCGGCGGGAAGTAGCGCAGGGCGTTGCGCAGGGCCAGGCGCTTCTCGGCGGCGCTCAGCAGCATGGGGCGCTCGGGGGCGCGGCTGACCGCCGGATCCGCGGCGGGCATGGGGGGGATCTCGCGGGGAATCCCCTGCCGGATCTGGTCCTGGAACGTGGCCAGGTCGGCCGGGCTGCTGGCGCTCAACGCGCACCTCCTGGGCTGCGACAGGTCGTGGGGAACGCGGCCCAATGTAGCACACGGCCGGCCCAAAACACAGGGCCGGCCTGGTGCCGGATCAGGGGCCGAACTCGCGGGCGACGGCTTCGGTGCGGAAGCGGAAGATCGTGTCGAGTTGTCGCCGCACCACAAGGGCGTGGGCGAGCCGGCCGAGCGGGCCGAAAGGGAGTTCGTAGCGCACGTGGTCGCCGATGGCCGTGCCGCCCGGCACCTCGCGGAAGGTGTGGGTGTGGTGCCAGAAGCTGTAGGGGCCGGCGAGTTGTTCGTCCACGAAGAGGTGGGGCGGCTCGTAGCGGGTGATCAGGGTGCGCCAGCGCATGGGCAGGGGGCCCAGGCTGATCTCGTAGTCGATCAGGGCGCCGCGCTCCATGGGCACCGGCGAGGGCGTCAGGATGCGGAAGTCGAGCCAGGTCGGCGTCAGCCGGGCCAGGTTCTCCGGGCGGTCGAAGTAGGCGAAGACCCGGTCCAGCGGGGCGGCAACGACTTGTTCGCGCACGAGTTCGTGCATCTCGGCCTCGATTCGGCTAACGAATTCCCACTTGCAGATGGACAAAAACTATACAATAATTATGCGGGAGGGCAAGATCACGCTTCGGATTTTTCGCCACGGGAGAGGCAAACATGAGCGCCGCCCCTTCGGGAAACGACCAGTTGGAAGCCCGCCACTCCATCGCCGTGGTGTCCCGCCGCACCGGCATCAGCCAGCTGGTGCTGCGGGCCTGGGAGCGCCGGTACGAAGCGGTGGTGCCGGCCAGGACGGCCACCGGGCGCCGCCGCTACACCGACCGCGACCTGGAGAAGCTCGCGCTGCTGCAGACCCTCACCGCCCACGGGCACCGGATCGGCGACATCGCCGCCCGGGACGTGGCGGAACTGCGGGGGATGGCGTCCGAGTTGCCGGTCGAGGCCACCGTCGCGCCGCGCGGGGGGCCGCAGAAGGCCGGCGAACTGCTCGAGCAGGCCCTCGCGGCGACCGCCGCCCTGGACGCCCGCGCCCTGGAGAAGGTGCTGGAGCGGGCCCTCCTCGATCTCAGCAAGCCCGTCCTGCGCAGCCAGTTGCTTGCGCCCCTGCTGGGCGAGATCGGCAGCCGCTGGGAGGACGGGCGGCTCCGCGTGTCCCACGAGCACATGGCCACCTCCATCGTCGCCTCGTTCCTCAACAGCCTCAACGCGCGGCAGCACGTGCCGAGCGGCGCGCCCCTCGTGGCGGTGGCCACGCCGGTGGGCCAGCAGCACGAACTCGGGGCGCTGATGGCCGCCTCGGTGGCCCTGGAGGCGGGTTGGGACGTGCTCTATCTCGGCCGCAACCTGCCCGCCGAGGATCTCGCCGCCGCCGTGCGCGACCGGGGCGCCCGGCTGGTGCTGCTCAGCCTGGTCTTTCCCCTCGACGATCCGGCCCTGGTGATGGAGCTGCGGGAGTTGCGCCGCCTCGTCGGCCCCGCGGTGGGCCTGGCCGTGGGAGGGCGCGCGGCCCTGTCGTACATGCCCGTGCTGGCCGAGATCGGGGCGCGGATCGTGAGCGACGACGCGACCCTGGGCGAGGTCCTCCGGCGATCCTGAGCGGTCCGTGCCAGTGCTGTACAGAAAATGTATAAAAAATAGTTGACAATATTTAGACTCGGTCTATCCTGTGGGGGCGTCCCAGGTGGGGGCGCCTGAACAGACCACGGTCCGGCCCTCGCGCCGGTGCCCCGGGAGGATAGATCATGAAGACGACCCTCAAGAACCTGACCCTGACCGTCGCCACGCTGGCCCTGACCGTCGCCCCGCTGAGCGCCCATGCCCACTGCGGGGCGTGCGGTTCCGGCGAGGCCCATGCCGAGCACGCCAAGGCCGATGCCCACGCCCACCAGGCCGAACTGCCGGCCATCTACCCGCTGGCCAAGGGCGCCGGCTTCAAGACCCTGACCGCGGCGGTCGAGGCCGCGGGGCTGGACGAGACCCTCACCA
This region of bacterium genomic DNA includes:
- a CDS encoding urocanate hydratase gives rise to the protein MPAADPAVSRAPERPMLLSAAEKRLALRNALRYFPPAQHAALAPEFADELKRFGRIYMLRYRPTYAMHARPLDHYPARSRQAAAIMLMIQNNLDPAVAQHPYELVTYGGNGTVFQNWAQYLLTMKYLSEMTDEQTLAVYSGHPHGLFPSHADAPRVVVTNGMVVPNHSSGDDYTRLAALGVTSYGQMTAGSYMYIGPQGIVHGTTITILGAGRLYLAGDGAADANPLAGKLYVSSGLGGMSGAQGKAAVIAGCVGVLAEINPDAARKRHAQGWVDEIHTDLPGLLDRIRAAKANREAVALAYQGNVVDLWEALAASDITVELGSDQTSLHIPYTGGYYPVGMSYDESNAMMAHDPAAFKARVQATLLRHLAAVETCVARGTRFWDYGNAFLLECSRAGADIALPDGRFRYPSYVENIMGPLCFDYGFGPFRWVCASGRAADLETSDRIAGDVIERLAAEAPEETKQQYLDNLRWIRQAGANRMVVGSQARILYSDAEGRRAIAAAFNAAIRSGEITAPIVLGRDHHDVSGTDSPYRETSNIRDGSMFCADMAVQNMVGDGFRGATWISLHNGGGVGWGEVINGGFGMVLDGSADCDRRLTMMLHWDVNNGIARRAWARNPGAEFAIRDAMRREPRLTVTMPAHADDGVVDAAIAAHFDD
- a CDS encoding MerR family transcriptional regulator — protein: MSAAPSGNDQLEARHSIAVVSRRTGISQLVLRAWERRYEAVVPARTATGRRRYTDRDLEKLALLQTLTAHGHRIGDIAARDVAELRGMASELPVEATVAPRGGPQKAGELLEQALAATAALDARALEKVLERALLDLSKPVLRSQLLAPLLGEIGSRWEDGRLRVSHEHMATSIVASFLNSLNARQHVPSGAPLVAVATPVGQQHELGALMAASVALEAGWDVLYLGRNLPAEDLAAAVRDRGARLVLLSLVFPLDDPALVMELRELRRLVGPAVGLAVGGRAALSYMPVLAEIGARIVSDDATLGEVLRRS
- a CDS encoding SRPBCC family protein, with protein sequence MHELVREQVVAAPLDRVFAYFDRPENLARLTPTWLDFRILTPSPVPMERGALIDYEISLGPLPMRWRTLITRYEPPHLFVDEQLAGPYSFWHHTHTFREVPGGTAIGDHVRYELPFGPLGRLAHALVVRRQLDTIFRFRTEAVAREFGP
- a CDS encoding family 16 glycosylhydrolase, whose translation is MRSSLRAVFALFAVLVVAGTASAQVGALIWEDDFDDLANWIVITGNGSWGWGNGELEYYHEDNVAIADVAGEPGNTALRLTARQQSGAGIVDQWGNPLQYTSGKVLSRSLVSVRYGMIETRLRAPDLDLGGWPAVWMLGTANYAWPRSGEIDMMEMGGKQIYRDQHDTHNGGNGLDNATVNQSVQANALFYSDAAVNPGNPSGAASLSWDPDDVYARPYFSYDPELAGRWITYRLYWDETSLRFTVVDDGVEHDLFAEPFTIDAESDEFNAPFYFVANLAVGGAFTDAYNLGDPGSGAPVSMPFPAELDIDYIRVYAWNGQGEVHLGPPTFQQGVYGIFTDETPTSGRLVPEETAEIYVWEGTLADGTLAPYEGDNVLTWQTTGLGWFGAGIMSIQPLNLFDFPDGHLKFRIRIPANVTFKVGIIDAWGNQNWISFPAFQTTYGLVRDGQWGEAAIPVQDIRGTAMDLRMLSYPFAILEESGTACEFAIDDIRWDAGVISAVDGAAAPASRVQLLANAPNPFNALTELRFSLPRAGRYEIAIHDVSGRRVRTFTGVGEAGRNAVAWNGRDEGGAEVASGVYWYRVTTADGEASASMVLVK
- a CDS encoding FAD-dependent thymidylate synthase, which gives rise to MSEQTNPQQAEKLARPGVPDLDEILGVPFPVLDDGHVRVIDYMGDDAAIVQAARVSYGAGTKATSDDRGLIRYLLRHRHTTPFEMCSLKLHVRVPMDAWRQWIRHRTASVNETSTRYSIAIEGTQKTAPDEWRLQSSDNKQGSSGFLDSARGAELTAAEADFQATARRVYDERLELGIAREQARKDLPLCTYTEAYWKMDLHNLLHFLALRMDPHAQLEIRSYADVIGREIVARWVPQTWEAFTDYRLGALHFSRLETEVIAALGAGDGEKATALLREAGWLKTGKSGQVLRHRERQELEGKLARLNLGVPWAE